The Verrucomicrobiia bacterium DNA window GGGGCAGTTTTTTCCGCTTTCCCAGGCGGCCTGGAGAGGTTCAGAATCAGGGCATGGCATGGCGTCCCAGGCAAAAGCTCCCGGCCAAAGGACCTCCGCCGCTGAGCGCGCAGGAGGAGGTGCTGGCCCAGTGGCGGGGCATGGACTACGGCCCGCTGGAAAAGGCGCGGGCCAACGTGGCCAAGCCGCTGGGGCAGGTGCTGGCGCGGGTGTGGGAGCGGCGGCGGTTTGAGCAGCGGGTGCAGGAGAGCCAGATTCGGCAGGTGTGGAATCAGGTGCTGGATCCCCAGATCACCGCGCACGCCCAGCCGGTGAATCTGGTGCGGGGCACCTTGTTTGTGACGGTGGACAGCTCGGTGTGGCTGGCGGAAATTGTGCAGTACCGCCAGAAGGAGATATTGGAGCGACTGCAGCATGGTTTTGGGCGGGAGAAAATCCAGCGGCTGAGTTTCCGCCAGGGATGAGGCGGGGCCGGGCCGCCGGGCCACTTCAAACTTGCCACGGGCCACGGCCTTCTCTTTCATCTCCCCATGCGCGCCCGGCCAACCTGGTTTCGCCGCTGGCTGCCGGTGGGATTATGGATGCTGGTCATCTTTATCGCTTCCACCGGCGCGTTGTCGGCCGACAACACCTCGCGGGTCATCGGCCCGGTGCTGCGTTTTTTCTTTCCCGACATTCAACCCGGGACCATCGCGCAGGCGCAATGGGTATTTCGCAAGGCCGCGCATGCCGCGGAGTATTGGGTGCTGGCGCTGCTGGTGTGGCGCGCCCGGCGGCAGGGGCGGGACGTGCCGCCCGGCCACTGGCAGTGGAAGGAGGCCGCCTTTGCCTTGGGCTTTGCCACGGCCTACGCCATCACGGATGAAGTGCATCAGTACTTCGAGCCTTCCCGGCAGGGCCAGGTGATGGATGTAGCCATTGACGCTTTGGGCGCGGCGGCGGGGTTGGGCGTGGCCTGGTGGAGCACGCGGCGCGCCGCCGCCCGGCAACGGCCCGCGTCCCCGGCGCTGCCAGCCGCGCTGTCCCGCTCATGAGACGCTGCCCCATGCTGGCCGTGGGCGGCCTGCTGGCGCTGGGGGTGCTGGCGGGACGGTATTTTGAAGCGCCGCCGGGGATCCTTTTGGCGGCCGTGGCCGCCACCGCGCTGGCCGCGCTGGCGCATGCGCGGTGGGGTCCGGCCTGGCTCTGGCTCATGGTGTTTCTGGCCGGGTGGTGTCACGTGGTTTGCTGGAGTTTTCCGTGGAGTCCCCATGATTTGCGGCGGGTGGTGGGCGACGAAATCCTGGAGGTGGAGATGGCGGGCAGGCTGCTTGAAGCGCCGCTGCAGAAGCCTTTTGCGGGCGGTCAGGGGACGGAACTTTATAGTGCGGCGATGGTGGAGGTGGAATGGCTCCAGCGCGAGCGTCAGGCGCCCGAGCCGGCGGCAGGGCGGGTCATGGTCACCGTGCCGGAAATGCTGGGCGATGCCTTTTTTGCCGGGCAGCGCGTGCGGCTGCGGGGCCTCTTGCAACGGCCGCCGGCGGCGCGGCTGCCGGGGGGCTTTGATTACCGGGCGCATCTGGCGCACCGCGGCATTGATTATGTGGTGCGCACGCGCAGCGCGGCAGACTGGCAGCTTGAGGGCGGCGGCGCGGCGCGTCCGCCGTTGCCGGCGCGCTTTCAAGTGTGGGCGCGGACGGCGCTGGCGCGGGGCCTGCCGGAGGAGGAGGGGGAAGCGGTGCGGCTGCTTTGGGGGATGCTGTTGGGCTGGCGCGGCGGGTTGACCGAGGAGATGACGGCGCCGTTTCTGCAATCCGGCACGATGCATTTGTTTGCCATCAGCGGCCTGCACATTGGATTGCTGGCGTTGGTGCTGGTGGCTGTGGCACGTGCGGTGGGCTTGACGCCGTTGTCCGCGCGCCTGGTGGCGCTGCCGTTGTTGTGGTTTTACATCGCCGCCACGGGCGGGCCGGCTTCCGCCGTGCGCGCGGGGATCATGCTCAGCGTGTGGTGGGGCGGGGGGCTGCTGCGGCGTCCGCCGCAACCGCTGAACACCGTCTGCGCCGCGGCGGTGCTGATATTGTTGTGGGAGCCGCGCCAGTTGTTTCAAGCGGGTTTTCAGCTCAGTTTTGCGGTGGTGCTGGCGCTGGTGTTGTGGGCGCCGCCGCTGGCGCGATGGCTGGAGTCGTGGGGGCAGCCTGATCCGTTGGCGCCGCCCGAAACCGCGCCAATGATCCTGGCGCTCCGGGCGGGGTGGCGCTGGCTGGCCCAGGGGCTGGCGGTTTCGGTGGTGGCCTGGCTGGCCTCGGCGCCGCTGGTGCTGTGGCATTTCCATTGGGTTACGCCGGTTTGTCTGTTGGCCAATCTGCTCATGGTGCCGTTGGGCGGCCTGACGGTGGCGGCCGGGGCGGGCAGCCTGTTGACGGTGGCCTGGTGGCCGGCGCTGGGTGAAATATTCAATCACAGCGCCTGGGCGCTTATGCAGGCCCTGGTCATGTGCAGCCAGGGTTTTGCGCAAATGCCGTTGGGCCACTGGCCCGCCGCCCAACCGCCTTGGGGATGGTTGATGCTCTACGCGGCGCTGGGGGTGGGGGTGTCCCTGCCGTTGCTGGCGACGCGATGGCGCGCCGGGCTGGGGGGGCTGATGGCGGCCATGGTGCTGGCCTGGGCGCCGTTGGCCCGCATGCAGCAGGCCGAGTCGGTGACGGTGCTGCCCCTGGAGGACGGCTGCTCGCTGCTGCTGCGCGAGCGGGGCTGGGCGGCCCTGGTGGATACCGGCCGGGCCGAGCCGGCGCGGCGGCAGGTGATTCCTTTTCTGCACGCGCAGGGCGTGTCGCGCCTGGATGCGCTCGTCATCACCCACGGTGATTTGGGCCAGATGGGCGGCGCGTCCAGCCTAGCCGCGGAGTTTCGGCCCGGCCGCATTGTGTATGGGCCGCTGTGGCATCGTTCGGCGGCGTATCGGGACTGGCGGCAGCACGTTGAAGCCATCGGCCTGGGACAGGTGGTATCGGCCGGTTTTCAATTGGCAGGCTGGCAGTTGTTGCATCCCACGGGGGAGGAGCCGCTCGGGGCCGCCGATGACACGGTGCTGGTGTGGCGGCGCGCCAGGGCGGGCGGCGGCTGCCTGCTGCTGTCCGATTTAAGCCGTGCCGGCCAACACCAACTGGCCCAGCGCGCCGGGGCCGGACAACTGCGGGCCGACATATTGATTTGCGGTTTGCCGGAGCAGGGGGAGCCGCTGGCCGATGGTTTTCTGCGGTTGGTGCAACCGCGGCTGGTGATTGTGGCCGACAGTCTGTTTCCTGCGGATCGGCGCGCGCCGAGATCACTGGGGCAACGGCTGGCCCGCCAGCGGGTGGCCTTGTGGTGCACGCGCGAATGTGGGGCGGTGCAAATCACCTTCAGCCCGTCCGGCTGGCGCGCCCGGGCCATGGACGGCCGGGAGGCGCTGGCCGAGGAGCTGCCTGGCTGGCAGCCGCTGATTCCGGAGGAGGGGGCGGAGTAAACCCGCGGTGGCGGAAGGGGGCCGGCCTATTTCGCTGTTCCCTTGCGGCGCACCAATTTCTGCAGGCGGTGGTTGTTGCCGTCGGCCACGTACAGGTTGCCGTCGGCATCCAGCGCGATGGCCCAGGAATGTTGAACTCGCCGGGGCGGGCGCCGGGACCGCCGATGATTTCCACCGGCCGATCCTGGGCATCGAGGATTTGGATGCGGCTGTTGCCAAACTCGCAAACATACTGATAGCCCTCGGCGTCCACTTTGATGTCATAGGGATAACTGAACTCACCGGGCTGTTTGCCGGGCTTGCCGTGCATCCGCAGGAATTGGCCGTTGGCGTCAAAGATTTGAATGCGGTGATTGCAGGAGTCGGCCACGTACACGCGATGCTGGCGGTCCACGGCCACGCCTTCGGGGCGGTTGAATTCGCCCGGACCGCTGCCGGGGCGGCCCCAGGCGGCCAGCAGGCGGCGGTCGGCCGCGGCAAATACCTGCACCCGCTCGACGACGGTATATTCCGGAATGAAAAAGTCGCCCTGGGCATTGACGGTGATGGCGCGGGGGAGGATGAGCTGGCCCGCATTGGTGCCGCGCTGGCCCCATTGGCGCAGGAGGCGGCCTTCGGGGGAGAAATGATTGATCCGTTGATAATGCGGCTCGACGACGAGGATGTTGCCCTCGGCGTCGAGGCTCATGCCCTTGGCCTTGCCCAGGGCGGTTTCCTCCATTTGCCACGACAACAGAAACCTGCCGTCGGGGGAGAACTTTTGCACCCGGCCGGTCATGTCCACGGCATAGACATTACCGGCGCGATCCACCGCCACCGAGCGCGGCTTGCTGAACTGGCCCAGGCCGCTGCCGCGCTCGCCGATGATTTCCACGCGCTCAAAGAACCGGCTGGTGAGGGGGGTGGAGCGGGGGGAGTTGGCGGGCGTGCAAGCCAGGGCCAGCCCCAGGCAGGCGCTGATCATTTTCCGCCGGCGGGCAACGGGCGCGAGTAGTTGCGCCAGCCCATGGAGCGCCAGCGGCAGCAAGGCCAGCAGCACGAGCCAGAGGCAGAGCGTGTTGACCAGGCCATGATGTCCGTAATGCAGCAGGTTGAAGACGCGCAAGGCCAGGGTCTCGCCGCCCGGCGGCTGCACGAGCAAAATGGTTTCGGCATCCCACAGGGCCAGCAAATAAACGACGTACCACACGGCGACCAGGGGCCGGCCGGCCTGCGGCCACACCGCGTGGCGGAACCAGGCCCAGCCATGCGCCCCCTCCAGGCGTGCGGCTTCGAGCAGGGTGCGGTCCAGGGCGCCGAGGGCCAGGCGGGCGCCAAACCAGCCCACGGCCAGGTAGCGCACGGTGAGGGCCAGCCACATGATGGCGTGGCTTTGGTAGATTATTTGCAGGCCGGGCCGATTAAACAACGTGATCCAGAGCACCCCCAACAACACCCCCGGCACCAAAAAGGGCACCCATAACCCCCATTCCCACCAGCGCACGGGCCGGGGCTGACCGGCCGCCGTGCGATGGGCAAGGAGGCCGGCGGCTGTCACCGTCGAGGCCGTGATGACGGCGTTGAGCAGGGAAGTGCGGATTGCCTCCTGGTCACTTAGGGCCACCGGCAGCAGCGTCTGCAAGCCGGCCGCTGGCAGCAGGCGGGCCAGCGGCGCCAGCACCGAGAGGCCCAGCAGGACGCCTCCCACCGTCAGCGCCCCATAATAGCCGGCTTTGCCCAGCCGTTGGCGGTAGAGGGCGGCGGGCGCCTCGCCGGTTGTGCGCGGCCAGCTCCATTCCCGCGGCCGGCTGAGCCCCCACAACAAGCCGGCCGCGGCGATCATCAAGGGCAGTCCGCGCAGGAGCGCGGCCAGGGGATTCAACTCGGTGTTGAAGGCCACCCACATCTCGGCCGGCAGCACGCGCACCTGCAAGATGGCCGGCACCGCCATTTGATTGAGCGCCAGCACGGCCACCAGCCCGGCCGCCAGGGCGAGCCGTTGCCGCGCGGCCGGCCACAACAGCCAGCGGCACAAGAGCCAGTTTTGCAGGGCCGGCTCGACTTCGTAATGCTCGCGGGTCAACGCCTGCCAAGCACTCCAGGCCGCCAGGCAGGGGATGGGCCAATACATCAGGGTGAGCACCCACGCCGCGCCGGGGAGGGAATATATTTTGCATCCCGGGGGCAGGAGGTGCGCCAGCCTGCCGCCGGCGCCCAGCCAGGCGAGCCAGCCATCCACCACCACAAACGAGGGCAGGGCCAGTGCGATGATGGTGCCGCCGAGGGCGAAGTTGCGCGCGGCGCCGCGCAGGCCGTGGAGGGCCAGCGCGGCCAGCAGGCCGGCCAGGACGGCGCCCGCAGTCACCAGGGCAGCCAGCGCCAGACTGTGGGCCAGCAGAAGCCAGTTCATCGGAGGAAGATTTGCTTCAACCGCTCGTTGGTATCGTCCAGGTCCCGCAGCAGCTCATCCCAGCGGACGCGCAGGTGGGGGCGCAAGCCGGGTTGTGCACCCTCCAGGGCTTCGGCATTCAACAGGGCATCCAACACCGGCCGGCTTTGAAGATAACGAAACAACGCTTCGGCCTCGGCGGGATGCGGTCCGTTTTTCACCACGGCCACGGTGTTGGGAATGAGCAGGGTTTCCTCGGTGAGCGGCAGGG harbors:
- a CDS encoding DUF721 domain-containing protein; translated protein: MAWRPRQKLPAKGPPPLSAQEEVLAQWRGMDYGPLEKARANVAKPLGQVLARVWERRRFEQRVQESQIRQVWNQVLDPQITAHAQPVNLVRGTLFVTVDSSVWLAEIVQYRQKEILERLQHGFGREKIQRLSFRQG
- a CDS encoding VanZ family protein; the encoded protein is MRARPTWFRRWLPVGLWMLVIFIASTGALSADNTSRVIGPVLRFFFPDIQPGTIAQAQWVFRKAAHAAEYWVLALLVWRARRQGRDVPPGHWQWKEAAFALGFATAYAITDEVHQYFEPSRQGQVMDVAIDALGAAAGLGVAWWSTRRAAARQRPASPALPAALSRS
- a CDS encoding ComEC/Rec2 family competence protein — its product is MRRCPMLAVGGLLALGVLAGRYFEAPPGILLAAVAATALAALAHARWGPAWLWLMVFLAGWCHVVCWSFPWSPHDLRRVVGDEILEVEMAGRLLEAPLQKPFAGGQGTELYSAAMVEVEWLQRERQAPEPAAGRVMVTVPEMLGDAFFAGQRVRLRGLLQRPPAARLPGGFDYRAHLAHRGIDYVVRTRSAADWQLEGGGAARPPLPARFQVWARTALARGLPEEEGEAVRLLWGMLLGWRGGLTEEMTAPFLQSGTMHLFAISGLHIGLLALVLVAVARAVGLTPLSARLVALPLLWFYIAATGGPASAVRAGIMLSVWWGGGLLRRPPQPLNTVCAAAVLILLWEPRQLFQAGFQLSFAVVLALVLWAPPLARWLESWGQPDPLAPPETAPMILALRAGWRWLAQGLAVSVVAWLASAPLVLWHFHWVTPVCLLANLLMVPLGGLTVAAGAGSLLTVAWWPALGEIFNHSAWALMQALVMCSQGFAQMPLGHWPAAQPPWGWLMLYAALGVGVSLPLLATRWRAGLGGLMAAMVLAWAPLARMQQAESVTVLPLEDGCSLLLRERGWAALVDTGRAEPARRQVIPFLHAQGVSRLDALVITHGDLGQMGGASSLAAEFRPGRIVYGPLWHRSAAYRDWRQHVEAIGLGQVVSAGFQLAGWQLLHPTGEEPLGAADDTVLVWRRARAGGGCLLLSDLSRAGQHQLAQRAGAGQLRADILICGLPEQGEPLADGFLRLVQPRLVIVADSLFPADRRAPRSLGQRLARQRVALWCTRECGAVQITFSPSGWRARAMDGREALAEELPGWQPLIPEEGAE